The window CAGCCGAGCGGCCTCGAGCTCCGTCGCTGCCTGCGCGACCTGGAACTGAACTCCCTGAAATTCGGAGAGTGTCTTACCGAATTGCTTGCGCTCGTTGAGGTACGCGATTGTGGCGTCTATCGCGCCCTGTGCCACTCCGATCATCTGCGCACCGATGCCGATGCGTCCCTCGTTCAGCGTCTCGATCGCGACCTTGTAACCCTGACCCACGGGCCCAAGCACGTTCTCCTCCGGTACCTCGCAGTTGTCGAGGAGCAGCTCGGTCGTGCTGGAAGCGCGAATGCCCAGCTTGTCTTCCTTCTTGCCGACGGCGAATCCGGGAAAGTCACGCTCAACTATAAAAGCCGTAATGCCCTTATAGCCGGCTGACGGATTTGCGTTGGCGAAGATCACGAACACGGCGGCTTCGGCGCCGTTTGTGATCCACAGCTTCTGTCCGTTGAGCAGCCAGCGATCTCCCTCTTTCTCTGCGCGCGCAGCCAATCCGAATGCGTCGGAGCCCGAGCCTGACTCCGAGAGTGCGTAGGCGCCGACGACCTCGGAAGTGAGCATCGGCAGGTACTTCGCCTTTTGCTCGTCGCTGCCGTACCGCGTGATCGGGTAGTTGACGAGTGTGTTCTGAACGTCGCAGACAATCGCGGCGGAAGCATCGACTCTGCTTATCGCCTCGACGGCGAGCGTGACCAAGAACAGCGATCCACCGGCACCGCCGTACTCTTCCGGGACTTCAATCCCCATTAGGCCGAGCTCGAAGTATTTCGGAATGAGATCGGGCGCGATCTTCCCCGCTTTCTCCATCTCCATGACGCGCGGCCGCACTTCATCTTCCGCGAAGGAGTTCACGGCGTCGCGGAACATCTCCTCCTCTTCGGAGAGCGCAGTCAGAGCGGGACGGGTATCCGTATGGGTTTGCATGGCTATCTGAAAGTGACTGTCCCCAAGATAATCAGGGCAGAGCGAGCGAGCCGATGACGAACGTGTCGAGAAATTCCCGCGCCCATGGCGACGAATCGAGCTTGCCGGAGCCGAGCGGATAGGCTGACGAGAGGCCGTCGGTGTTGGCGAGGACGACGAAAGTGAGCCCTCGATCGGGCACCTTCACGATGAGCGACGAGTTTGCGGTCCCGTCGCGGTCCATCGCCATCGAGAAAGCGGCCACGTCCAGCGCCGATGAAGTAAGACCGGCCGCAGCTCCGAATGATGTCGGGTAGCTCGTCGCGGAGTAAGCACGATTCGTGTACGTATATCCGCGAGCCATGTTTGCTTCGAATGTCGTCTTGTTCAGCCCGCTGACGGAGAATGCACCCGACTGAGGGTTCGGAGCCGTGCGATTGAGCCCGAGCCGGTCGATGATTCGTTCCTCTAGCGCTGCCGCAAACGATTTTCCAGCTGCCGATGCGATGACGGTCTCGAGAAGAGCAAAGCGGTCGCCGTTGTAGCTGAACTGTGTTCCGGGCGTGCCCTCGGATGTCATGCTCAACAGATGTCGGACCTTGATGGCGGGATTCGAAAGATTGACTCCGTACTTCGAGGCGGGATCGTCGAGCGACACTTTTCCTTCCTCGACAAGCTGGAGGAGCACTGTCGAAGCGAATGGCTTGGTGAGCGATGCGAGGTGGTACGTCGTCGTATCCGCTGCGGCACGCTGAGTCGCGATATCCGCGGTCCCAAACCCCTTTGACCAGACGATTCGCTGATCCTTCGCGATTACCGCCGTGATCGCCGCGATGTTCGACCCGTCGCGAAGGTTCTCCAACCGTTGCTCGTACTCCGCCATCGAGCTCGGAGGAGTGTTGACGTTTTCGTTTCCGCATGCTGCCGCGGCTGCGAGGAGGATGCAGCAGGTTGCGGCGAAGGAGACCGGAGTTACGCGCATTGCTGTCTTGAGGTCGGGTGCGCTTCGGGGCTTTGACCGTCTGCTACCCCGAAGGCAGGCGTTTGCTACTTGTCCTTGTTCGCCATCATCGCCAGGTAGCGCGGATGACTTCGCAGAGGATCGAAATCCGAATCGTTCTCGATCCACTTCCAATGGCCGAAACCCGCGGCAATTGCGCGCTCGAGGAGAGTGATCGCCTCATCAGCCTCTCCACTGGAAGCATAGATACACGCGACGTTGTAGAGAACCGTTGCATCGCCCGGGCTGATAGCCAGCGCCTGAGCTCCCCACTCCTTTGCGCGCTTTACCTCGCCAAGTCGCGCCAGGGCCGTCCCACCCATGTACAGCGCCCGGGGATCGTCGGGGTTGAGCTCGAGCCGCTTGGTCGCGGCACCGAGCGCCCGCCTGTATGCCCGCTGCGAGTCGGCTGTTCGACCGAGTCTCGCGTAGGCCGCACCGAGGAACTCGGGGACCACGAAGTCTTCGGGCCTCAGCTCGGCCGCGCGCTCCAGGACCTTTATCGCCTTGTCAAATTTTCCCTGCGCGACCAACCCACGGCCGTACATGTACGCCGCATCAAACAGCTGCGGGTTGAGTCCCATCGCT of the Gemmatimonadaceae bacterium genome contains:
- a CDS encoding acyl-CoA dehydrogenase, giving the protein MQTHTDTRPALTALSEEEEMFRDAVNSFAEDEVRPRVMEMEKAGKIAPDLIPKYFELGLMGIEVPEEYGGAGGSLFLVTLAVEAISRVDASAAIVCDVQNTLVNYPITRYGSDEQKAKYLPMLTSEVVGAYALSESGSGSDAFGLAARAEKEGDRWLLNGQKLWITNGAEAAVFVIFANANPSAGYKGITAFIVERDFPGFAVGKKEDKLGIRASSTTELLLDNCEVPEENVLGPVGQGYKVAIETLNEGRIGIGAQMIGVAQGAIDATIAYLNERKQFGKTLSEFQGVQFQVAQAATELEAARLMVYNAARLKDAGHDIAREGAMAKLFSSQVCQTVTSLCVELFGGYGYTKDYPVEKFYRDAKIGAIYEGTSNMQLQTIAKAVLRPGDV
- a CDS encoding serine hydrolase domain-containing protein; this translates as MRVTPVSFAATCCILLAAAAACGNENVNTPPSSMAEYEQRLENLRDGSNIAAITAVIAKDQRIVWSKGFGTADIATQRAAADTTTYHLASLTKPFASTVLLQLVEEGKVSLDDPASKYGVNLSNPAIKVRHLLSMTSEGTPGTQFSYNGDRFALLETVIASAAGKSFAAALEERIIDRLGLNRTAPNPQSGAFSVSGLNKTTFEANMARGYTYTNRAYSATSYPTSFGAAAGLTSSALDVAAFSMAMDRDGTANSSLIVKVPDRGLTFVVLANTDGLSSAYPLGSGKLDSSPWAREFLDTFVIGSLALP